A DNA window from Porites lutea chromosome 6, jaPorLute2.1, whole genome shotgun sequence contains the following coding sequences:
- the LOC140940899 gene encoding CDP-diacylglycerol--glycerol-3-phosphate 3-phosphatidyltransferase, mitochondrial-like: protein MQSVLDFGPVLFARSSKCCLWFSSKFFSSSSGYHSRSNVGQTSGEIVKWMGEHAPLFGVNGEDISVLHEPNQFFTSLKENVSKAKQRIILASLYLGTGAKEQQLVDSIHDAVKRSKASDQLLRVEVLLEHTRGSRGEHNSRTMLLPLVQNFSDVVKVSLYHSPSLRGLLKLLLPERFNETVALTHLKVYLTDDTIIMSGANLSADYFTNRQDRYIEIKNCSPLSDYFHGLVTTVQSFSLHLQPDNTTVMSKTFPVHPTKGFDGGKKFKSEAGKRVSAFLQGQQRNNTHSNLKTIVNSQFDTWVVPLVQMFPFGIRQDEFITSELLSSATQDSKLFLASGYFNLTRKYIDILLKSSAKCEILTAHPTVNGFYEAKGVAGGIPHAYTLLARDFYRLTHQYKQTDRICLQEYVRNDWTFHVKGLWHYPANRTSPNLTLIGSPNFGHRSVYRDLEAQVAIVTDNKGLSEALHKEKTQLYNNAQRVTDETFKLPERKTPFWVYCATRIIKNLL, encoded by the exons ATGCAATCTGTGCTTGATTTCGGGCCTGTTTTATTCGCTAGATCTTCAAAGTGTTGTCTTTGGTTTAGTTCAAAGTTCTTTTCATCGTCCAGTGGTTATCACAGCCGTTCTAATGTCGGACAAACCTCAGGGGAAATTGTGAAATGGATGGGAGAACACGCTCCCCTGTTTGGTGTGAACGGGGAAGATATTTCAGTTCTACACGAACCTAATCAATTTTTTACCTCTCTGAAG GAAAATGTTAGCAAAGCCAAGCAGAGGATCATCTTGGCTTCACTATACCTGGGCACTGGGGCAAAAGAGCAACAACTT GTTGACAGTATTCATGATGCAGTGAAGAGATCCAAGGCCTCTGACCAGTTGCTGAGAGTTGAAGTCCTATTAGAGCACACCAGAGGATCTCGTGGAGAACACAACTCCAGGACCATGCTTCTTCCTCTAGTTCAAAACTTCAGTGATGTGGTCAAAGTTTCTTTATACCATTCACCAAGCCTGAGAGGTCTACTGAAGTTGCTTCTGCCTGAGCGCTTCAATGAAACGGTGGCTCTCACTCACTTGAAAGTGTACTTAACTGATGATACCATTATCATGAGTGG AGCTAACTTAAGTGCTGATTACTTCACAAATCGTCAGGATCGATACATTGAAATCAAGAATTGTTCACCTTTGTCAGACTACTTCCATGGACTTGTGACAACTGTGCAATCGTTCTCTCTTCACCTTCAACCTGACAACACGACTGTAATGAGTAAAACTTTTCCCGTGCATCCAACAAAAGGATTTGACGGTGGTAAAAAGTTCAAGTCCGAAGCTGGGAAAAGAGTGTCTGCATTTTTGCAAGGGCAACAAAGAAACAACACGCACAGTAACTTGAAAACGATAGTAAATAGTCAATTCGACACATGGGTGGTGCCTTTGGTGCAAATGTTCCCATTTGGAATTCGTCAGGACGAGTTTATTACATCAGAACTATTGAGCAGTGCAACTCAAGATAGCAAGTTATTTTTGGCCTCTGGATATTTTAATTTAACAAGAAAATACATTGATATACTGTTGAAGTCCTCTGCAAAATGTGAAATACTGACGGCACATCCAACTGTGAATGGTTTTTATGAAGCCAAAGGGGTCGCTG GAGGTATACCACATGCCTACACACTTTTAGCACGTGATTTCTATCGACTTACCCATCAATATAAGCAAACAGATCGTATCTGCCTTCAAGAATACGTGCGTAATGACTGGACCTTTCATGTCAAGGGGCTCTGGCACTACCCAGCAAATCGGACTTCACCAAATCTTACTCTGATTGGTTCTCCAAATTTTGGGCACCGTTCTGTGTACCGTGATTTAGAGGCCCAGGTTGCTATAGTAACAGACAACAAGGGGCTCAGTGAGGCACTCCATAAGGAGAAAACTCAGCTTTACAACAATGCACAGCGAGTCACTGATGAGACGTTCAAGTTGCCCGAGCGTAAAACTCCGTTTTGGGTGTATTGTGCTACACGAATTATAAAGAATTTGCTCTGA
- the LOC140942263 gene encoding melanocyte-stimulating hormone receptor-like, which translates to MADLTNFTDLKAISKTFRELSCSVEFTRGLHNEQIFLSVVNILLSISAFLGNTLILVALHKETSLHSPSKLLYRNLAITDLCVGIIADPLQVAYFISVVNERSDICDYTFLLTTFTGYILCLVSLLTVTAISVDRLLALLLGLRYRQDVTLTRAFVTVIVFWIFSIVGSSASFWNPLITTWYQYIITTLCLVTTFFSYTKIFSTLICNQVHVQDHVSQEQPSQAIPLNIARYRRAVYSAMWVQVALVVCYLPFFITAALIPQREMSLSDFRAWIFTATLVYFNSSLNPLLYYWQIGEVRQAVKGTIRELLGRFQFLWI; encoded by the coding sequence ATGGCAGATCTAACAAATTTTACTGATCTGAAAGCCATCTCGAAAACTTTCAGAGAACTATCTTGCTCGGTGGAATTTACTAGAGGGCTCCACAACGAACAAATCTTTCTTTCAGTGGTGAATATTTTGCTATCCATTTCAGCATTTCTGGGcaacactctgatcctagttgccctacacaaggaaacttcacttcattcaccgtccaaactcctgtatcgcaacctagcgataactgatctctgtgttggtatcattgcAGATCCTCTACAAGTCGCTTATTTCATTTCTGTGGTAAACGAAAGATCGGATATTTGCGATTACACATTTTTGTTAACTACATTCACAGGTTATATTTTATGTTTGGTGTCTTTGCTTACGgtgactgcaataagcgtggacagactgcTCGCTCTCTTGctggggctcagatacagacagGACGTCACTCTAACAAGAGCGTTTGTAACTGTGATAGTCTTCTGGATTTTTTCTATTGTCGGCTCATCAGCTTCTTTTTGGAATCCTCTTATAACCACGTGGTATCAATACATAATAACAACTCTGTGTCTCGTCACCACATTTTTCTCTTACACCAAAATTTTCAGCACCCTCATTTGTAACCAAGTTCATGTTCAAGATCACGTTTCTCAAGAACAACCGAGCCAAGCGATTCCACTaaacatagctcgatacagaagGGCAGTGTACAGTGCAATGTGGGTGCAGGTAGCATTGGTTGTTTGCTATCTGCCGTTTTTTATAACCGCAGCCTTAATACCTCAAAGAGAGATGTCCCTATCGGATTTCCGTGCGTGGATATTTACAGCGACTTTAGTTTACTTTAACTCCTCCTTGAATCCACTGCTTTATTATTGGCAGATCGGAGAAGTAAGACAGGCCGTTAAAGGCACAATTAGAGAACTTTTAGGTCGATTTCAATTTCTGTGGATCTAA
- the LOC140941385 gene encoding dynein intermediate chain 3, ciliary-like, with translation MEIVYVYTKKRSEFGRQCNFSDRQAELHVDIAPDDKLLQDYIEKNPCDTGIQCVQEMSEHEVNTERFETESRGINHVEGGWPKDVNAAEVEQTIRYRKKVEKDENYMNTIQQLSSVMEHCIKQNNAIDIYEEYFAEIDIDTSGEPPSAKTINVFRDPNEMKRTATSLSWYPESSRKLAVAYSILEFQQFAGETCMDSYIWDIENPNKPELALKPVSPLVCLEYNPKDPHILVGGCYNGQLGFWDTRKGSPPVEMTPIEKSHRDPIYKTIFLQSKTGTECFSTSTDGQVLWWDIRKMGEPTESLSLCPNPKKDPRPQGGVSLEFEPTMPTKFMVGTEQGSVLSCNRKAKSPSEKIVCSFSQHYGPVYAVQRNPFFPKNFLTIGDWTARIWSEDLRESSIMWTKQHMSYMTDGCWSPVRPAVFFTTKMDGTLDVWDYLFKQNDPTLSIQVCDESLNALRVQEQGRLVACGSHSGTVTLLELSDGLCNIQRNEKASVTAMFERETKREKILETRHREMRLKERSKSSQDKEETHEQAEEEEGEDLVSKAEAEFFKIVEAEKKALEEAENKKNAALVEVKQAIAQEGVTHEEYQEAERDAKKTEETPAEDSSEKTEEQVKS, from the exons ATGGAGATTGTGTACGTGTACACAAAGAAAAGAAGTGAATTTGGACGACAGTGTAATTTTTCTGATCGTCAAGCTGAGCTTCACGTTGACATTGCTCCAGATGACAAGCTTCTCCAGGATTATATTGAGAAAAATCCTTGCGACACTGGTATTCAATGTGTTCAAGAAATGTCTGAACATGAG GTGAATACTGAGAGATTTGAAACAGAAAGTCGAGGTATAAACCATGTAGAGGGAGGATGGCCCAAGGATGTAAATGCTGCTGAAGTAGAACAGACAATCAGATACAGAAAGAAAGTGGAAAAGGATGAAAATTACATGAACACCATACAGCAACTTTCAAGT GTTATGGAACATTGCATCAAGCAGAACAATGCAATTGACATCTATGAGGAGTACTTTGCTGAGATTGACATTGACACGTCGGGAGAGCCACCATCTGCCAAAACCATCAATGTGTTCAG GGATCCTAATGAGATGAAACGTACAGCTACCAGTCTGTCATGGTACCCGGAAAGTTCAAGGAAGCTGGCTGTAGCTTACTCCATTTTAGAGTTTCAACAGTTTGCAGGAGAAACCTGCATGGATTCATACATCTGGGATATTG AAAATCCCAATAAACCTGAGCTGGCCTTGAAGCCTGTATCACCCCTGGTTTGCTTGGAGTACAATCCAAAAGATCCTCATATTCTGGTGGGAGGATGCTACAATGGACAGCTAG GATTCTGGGATACGCGTAAGGGATCACCTCCAGTGGAGATGACACCCATTGAGAAGAGCCACAGGGATCCCATCTACAAGACAATATTCCTTCAGTCCAAGACAG GTACTGAGTGTTTCTCAACCAGCACAGACGGGCAGGTTCTTTGGTGGGACATACGTAAAATGGGTGAACCAACAGAATCGCTCTCACTGTGTCCAAATCCCAAGAAAGATCCCCGTCCACAGGGAGGCGTGTCATTGGAATTTGAACCCACAATGCCTACCAAATTTATGGTGGGAACAGAGCAAGGGTCTGTGCTCTCCTGTAATCGGAAAGCTAAATCTCCATCAGAGAAGATTGTGTGCTCATTTTCACAACATTACGGGCCTGTTTATGCTGTCCAG CGTAATCCGTTCTTCCCGAAGAATTTCTTGACCATAGGAGACTGGACTGCTAGG ATATGGTCAGAAGATTTAAGGGAATCGTCCATCATGTGGACTAA GCAACATATGTCTTATATGACTGACGGATGTTGGAGTCCTGTGCGGCCGGCAGTGTTTTTCACCACCAAGATGGACGGTACGCTAGATGTATGGGATTACCTCTTCAAACAGAATGACCCTACACTCAGCATCCAG GTTTGTGACGAATCTCTAAATGCACTCCGTGTTCAAGAGCAAGGAAGGCTGGTGGCCTGTGGCTCGCACTCTGGCACAGTCACACTACTCGAGTTGTCTGATGGGCTTTGTAACATTCAGAGAAATGAGAAGGCTTCGGTTACCGCG ATGtttgaaagagaaacaaaaagagaaaagattttGGAAACAAGACATCGTGAGATGCGATTAAAGGAGAGGTCTAAGAGCTCACAAGACAA AGAGGAAACTCATGAACAAGCCGAGGAGGAAGAAGGAGAAGACCTGGTCAGCAAGGCAGAAGCTGAGTTCTTCAAGATTGTTGAGGCTGAGAAAAAAGCTTTGGAAGAAGCAGAGAACAAGAAGAATGCGGCTCTAGTAGAGGTTAAACAGGCCATAGCACAGGAGGGCGTAACTCATGAGGAATATCAAGAAGCAGAGAGAGACGCGAAGAAAACCGAAGAG ACCCCTGCAGAAGACAGTTCAGAGAAAACAGAGGAGCAAGTGAAGTCATAA